The Pseudomonas sp. KU26590 genomic sequence ACTTGGTGAAGATCTTGCCTTTCTTGGCATCCTGACGCTCTTTGCGGTGCTTGATGTTCGCCCACTTGGAATGACCAGCCATAACACGCTCCAAACCTTGAAACACGCACGCCCGCGCTCGATCACTCAAACGCAGACGCTTCACTCGAATCTGTGCCCGGAATGGGCGGGGATCAGGGCGGACCGAATGGTCGGTCCGCCGAGCCCTTGGCTACACGGCTTACTCGGCCTTCGGCGTCTCGCGCAGGCGGATGTGCAGCTCGCGCAGTGCCTTGGCATCAACCACGCCCGGCGCCTGGGTCATGACGTCCGCAGCACTCTGGGTTTTCGGGAAGGCAATGACTTCACGAATCGACTGAGCGCCGGTCATCAGCATGACCAGACGATCCAGACCGAACGCCAGACCACCGTGGGGCGGCGCGCCGTACTTCAGCGCATCGAGCAGGAAGCCGAACTTCTCTTGCTGTTCGTCTTCGGAAATACCCAGCAGACGGAACACGGCCTGCTGCATTTCCTTGCGATGGATACGGATCGAACCGCCGCCCAGCTCAGTGCCGTTCAGCACCATGTCGTACGCGCGGGACAGCGCGGTGGCAGGGTTGGCTTCGAGCTCTTCAGGCGAGCATTTCGGCGCGGTGAACGGGTGGTGCAGCGCAGAGAAGCTGCCATCGTCGTTTTCTTCGAACATCGGGAAGTCGACGACCCACATCGGTGCCCACTCGCAGGTGAGCAGGTTCAGGTCGTGGCCCAGCTTGATGCGCAGAGCGCCCAGTGCTTCGCTGACAATTTTGAATTTGTCGGCGCCGAAGAACACGATGTCGCCGTCCACTGCACCCACGCGATCAAGGATCACGTTGAGGTTGGCTTCCGGGATGTTCTTGACGATTGGCGACTGCAGGCCTTCGACGCCTTTGGCGCGCTCGTTGACCTTGATGTAGGCCAGGCCTTTGGCGCCGTAGATGCCGACGAACTTGGTGTAGTCGTCGATCTTGCTGCGCGGCATGCTCGCGCCGCCGGGAACGCGCAGCGCCGTGACACGGCACTTCGGATCGTTCGCAGGACCGCTGAACACCTTGAAGTCCACTGCCTGAAGCTGATCGGCAACGTCAACCAGCTCCAGCGGGTTACGCAGGTCTGGCTTGTCGGAACCGTAGCGGCGCATGGCTTCTTCAAAGGTCATGTGGGGGAAGTCATCGAACTCCACATCCAGCACTTCCTTGAAGAGCTTGCGAATCATGGTCTCGGTGATGCCCATGATGTCGGCTTCGTTGAGGAAGCTGGTCTCGATGTCGATCTGAGTGAATTCAGGCTGACGGTCGGCACGCAGGTCTTCGTCGCGGAAGCACTTGGCGATCTGGTAGTAACGGTCGAAACCGGCAACCATCAGCAGCTGTTTGAACAGCTGAGGCGATTGCGGCAGAGCAAAGAAGCTGCCTGGGTGGGTACGGCTTGGGACCAGGTAATCACGGGCGCCTTCGGGCGTTGCGCGAGTGAGGATCGGCGTCTCGACATCAAGGAAGCCGTTGCCGTCCAGAAAGCCACGGATGCTGGAGGTGATGCGCGAGCGCAGACGCAGCTTTTCAGCCATCTCCGGACGACGCAGGTCGATGAACCGATAACGCAGGCGGGTTTCTTCGCCGACGTCAGAGTATTCGTTCAGCGGGAACGGCGGGGTTTCCGACTCGTTGAGCACTTCCAGCTCGTAGCCCAACACCTCGATCGCGCCCGACGCCATGTTCGGGTTGACGGCGCCGGCAGGACGCGCACGCACCTTACCGGTCAGCTTGACCACGTATTCGCTGCGAACACGGTCGGCGATGGCGAAAGTGTCAGCACGATCGGGATCGAAAACCACTTGGGCCAGACCTTCACGATCGCGAATATCGAGGAAAATCACCCCCCCGTGGTCGCGACGGCGATGGACCCATCCGCAAAGGGTAATTTCCTGACCTTCCAGGCTTTCGTTCAGTTGGCCGCAATAATGGCTGCGCATCATGATCGTGTGTTCACTTCTCGTAATTCGGAATTCGATGGAGCTTTCGCCCGTCGCCGGTGCAAGGGTGCGCAAGCTTTGGCATGCAGTCCGACCTGAGGGTCAGTTCCTGCCTTCCACAGTAAGGCGGGGGATTATATAGGGATAATCATCGCTGTGCAGCCGCGCAGCCCGATACCGGGCAAGAAGATGTCGGCACGTGGCGCTGATGCCGCAGTGCCGCCAGCGAATGCGGGCCCGCCTGAGCGCGCCCGCTGAATCAGGTCATGTCGGGGACGGCGTCAGGCGCAGCCCCTCGGCACTCAACGCGTGTGCTACGCACACGACGCGAATCAGGCCGCTGAAGTTCTTGACGCCGCCGTAACGCAGGTGAACCTCGCGATCGACGTAAGACAGCACGGCGTTGATGGAGCAATCGTTGAATCGTGCCATTTCGGACAGAATATTCCAGTACACCTCCTCAAGTCGCAGGCATGTGGCCAGCCCGTTCAGCCTCACCGATCTGGAGTGCGGCTGGGCCAGACTCATGTTGAAATTTTCGATAAAAGGGTCGCCCCGTGCGTTCAGGCACTGGGTCGGCTCCCATCCCTCTCGGGCAGTATTCGGATTCATGCAGGTTCCCCACGTTGCGATTACGGATATGGCATCGGCACCTTCGCAATCAGTTGAAAAGAGGTGTCTATCAAGCCGTATTCCCAACGACGCAACCAGCAGAAGGAGCACTCTGAATCTGTAGGAGATCACCACAGCGCAGGGGTGATTTTCGAGAGCCAGCGAATGGCCCATCCCCTGTCTTCCTCGGGGTATTAGATATGTATTTTTTGCTGATTTATTTCGTCCCAGCGGGCCCGATCACTGCGGGCAGCACGACCTGAAAAGGGGTCGCGACTGAACCTTACAGATGGGCTGTGTGAGCTGGAGGATTTAACGCAGAAGGTAAATCAGAGGGGTATTGTCGAGTGCGCGGAAGAAAAGCAGTGCGGAGCGGGCAGTATTTGCGCTGCCCGCTCCTTTCATTTCATCGACCAGGTATTGATTACTGAGCTTCAAGCATCGAGCGCAGCATCCAGGCAGTCTTCTCATGCACTTGCATGCGCTGGGTCAGCAAGTCCGCCGTTGGTTCGTCGCTCACTTTGTCCAGCAACGGGAAAATGCCACGGGCCGTGCGGGTGACCGCTTCCTGACCCTGAACCAGCGAACGGATCATGTCCTCGGCCGCGGGTACGCCCTCTTCTTCCTTGATCGACGACAAGCGTGCATAGGTCGAGTAGGTGCCCGGCGCCGGGAAGCCCAGTGCGCGGATACGTTCTGCGATCTGATCCACCGCCAGCGCCAGCTCGTTGTATTGCTCTTCAAACATCAGGTGCAGCGTACGAAAAGCCGGGCCAGTCACGTTCCAGTGAAAGTTATGGGTTTTCAGATACAACACGTAGGTGTCTGCCAGCAGGCGGGAAAGACCGTCCACGATGGACTTGCGGTCTTCTTCGCTGATGCCGATATCGATTGCCATGTTCAGCCCTCTTCTATGATGGTTTTTTCAAACGACTGCCGACCACTCTACCAAGACCATCGGCCCTGCGCAGCCATCTGTCGGGATTAGTTCGGCCACTACGCCGCAGTCAGACCTGCTTCCTTTAATAGCAACGATCGGCTCGACGGTTTGTTTATGGGGGGCGCTCTGGAACGAGCTTTTGACCGGAATCATAAAAAACTGACACACGGTGCCAATCACCGGCCGGTGCGGGCGCTAAGCGCTTGATTTGAGTAGCTCTCGGCTTTGCTGTTAAATACAGTCGCGCTGCCGCCAAAGTGCCGTCCGGCGACAGTGCATAGGCGGGACCGACACTCGTGCATCACGCCTCCTTTTTTTCCCGAAGCGTACCGAAGGTCACCCGCTATTTCCTTGTGATCCATCTTAATGTGAGTCATCGAAATGTTGAAAATAGTCCACCTGCTAACGGGCGCAGCTGCCCTGCTGCTGTCTTTCATCCCCAGCCTGCGTAGTGAAGCGCTGTCTTCTTACCTGTCCCAACCGGATGCGCTGTACCTGGCGCTCTTCGGCCTCATCAACCTGGTGCTCGCGCCAGTGATTCCTTACTGGAACAAAGGTCCACGTCATCAACTGCAAAACTTGGTCAGCGGCCTGCTCGTGCTGGCCGTCGTGCTTCAGATCCTCACGCTGGTCGTTCCACTTGAAACCATTGCCGGCCAGCCGGCCGTTCTGGTCAGCCTGCTCGCTGTCGTCATTGCCGTGGCCTTGCACCTGGCGGTCAGCTTTTACCGCTCCTCTCCCGCGCCCGCGACACAGTCCCAGGACTTGGGAAACCGCGATACAGGCACGGTAAAGTGGTTCAACACCTCCAAAGGCTTCGGATTCATTTCCCGTGACTCGGGCGACGATATCTTCGTGCACTTTCGCGCCATTCGCGGCGAAGGCCACCGCGTTCTGGTCGAAGGCCAGCGTGTCGAGTTTTCGGTGATGAACCGCGACAAAGGCCTGCAAGCGGAAGACGTCATCGCTGCGCTCCCGCGCCGTTAACGTCGCCCCATAAAAAAACCGCGCTCACAGGCGCGGTTTTTTTTGGCTGAAATTCCTGCCCTTAGCGCCCTTTCCCTTAATAGTGAGGAGGACGCGAGTCTTCAGCGAAGCCGTCGCCCTGCCCGCCCATTTCCTCCTGACGCTTGATCAGGGCGGCAATCTGTAATTCCAGGCGGTCAAGACTGCGCTGCTGGGCGACCAACACGTCATTGAGGGCCTGAATCGTATCGTCCTGAAAGGCCAGTCGACTTTCCAGCTCCATGACACGCGATTCGAGCTCCATGGTCAGTCCTCCTTAAAGGTGAATGCTTCGGTCAATTCGGGCTTAAGTTGCGTGGTAATCCGTGCCACCTCGTCCAGCGAGTAAGGCTTGGCGGGATGTTTGCCCCACACAGGGGCTGGCCAGGCCGCGTCGCCAACACGGCGAACAATGACGTGCATATGCAGCTGATTGACCACATTACCCAGCGCAGCAACGTTCATCTTGTCTGCCTGAAACGTACGACCAAGTACGGCCGAGAGGTAGGTGGTTTCTTTCCACAACTGCGCCTGCTCCGTTTCGGACAGTTGGAACACTTCACTGATATCCGCACGCTTGGGCACCAGGATGAACCATGGGTAATTGCAATCATTGGACAGCAGCAGCGTGCACAGCGGGAAGTCGCCAATCGGCAGTGTGTCTTGCAGCAAGCGCGGATCTAGAACAAACACGTAAATACTCCTGATCGCCGATTGGATTCATTGAGCCGATTGACTGGCCCGATTAAGAAGTCTTGGGTAGCGGGAAGGATACTCGTGAATTCCGGATGATTCATCCGGCACCGTGGCTCTAGGCATTTTGCGGATCAGGTGTTGCTCGGCAAGCACTACACGCCATCTCGCACCAGGAAAGCGCGGGAAAAACCATCACGCCCTTTCATGAAGCAGCTAACCGCAGGCGGAGGCGACGAAAAACCAGACACTGAATTCCGCGTGAGCCCAGTCAACCCGGGCCTCACGGAGGCTTCTCGGGAGTGGTGCTGCAGGCGTAATGCCCGAGACCTCGCCGAATCCCGTTCAGAAGACCCAAACGCAGGCAATTTTGCTAGAAGACGCACCAAAAAGATTCAGATGACGCGCAAATATGTGACAGCTATCCACGATTTACCCACTTCTGGGGGTAACAGGTAACGTCAGTGACATTTGCCCGCGCTATTCTCAAGAATAGCTACGGTTGCCAAGCAGGCTATCGAAAATATTTTTTTCTATTTGATTCAACAGGTTGGAACCCACATCGAATGCTTTTACCGCGCCTTCGACATTTTTTTCATGTTCGTCGAAATTTTGTGCACGGTTGTTGCTTTGTCACACACAAGCTTGAAGACGAGCGTGTCGAGAGACAGGCCGGGGCCGACGGGTTGCAACGCGATTCGAAACGGCAACCGGAATGGCTGGATTGGATGAGGGTGTAAATGAATCCGGCCTTCAGGATGATCCGGTAGTGGCATGGTTTAAAGAATCAGGAGCTGTTCAGGAGCGACACGGACAGCGCAGGCGGCGACAAGGCCGTAAAGAAACTGCAACGGTAGGTTCTTCACTATCGCCAATAATGTCAGCGTGCTGTAACTTTCGCCGACACCAAAAAGAAAGAAGCCGGCCAGATAAAAAAACAGGTGGACGGCAGTACTCTTCTTAAAAACCAAAGGAGCAAAGTCACGATGAGAGTGATGAAGTGGAGCGCAATCGCACTGGCCGTTACTGCAGCCAGCACCCAATTGGCATCGGCTGCGGCATTCGTAAGCGATCAGTCCGAAGCAACTGGTTTTGTAGAGGGGAGCAAGCTCGACGTTAAGGCTCGTAACTACTACTTCAACCGCCACATCCTGCATGACGATAACAGGAAAGACCAACGCGACTGGACCCAAGGTTTCTGGGGCAACTACACCTCGGGTTACACCCAGGGCCTGATCGGTGTAGGTATTGACGCCTTCGGTTATGCAGGCTTCAAACTCAGCGGCGACGATAAGCATTCGGGTTCCGGCAACCTGACGCTGGACACGACACCAAATTCCGACGGCTTCCGCGACAACCACGACAGCTTCGGCAAAGCCGGCGCTGCAGCCAAGTTCCGGATTTCGAAAACCGAACTGAAAATTGGTGACATGCAGCCTCAGAACCCAGTATTTGCGGTGGGTGGCTCGCGCCTGTTACCACAGACCGCAAGCGGCCTGAGCCTGCAGAGCAGCGAGATCAAAGGTCTCGATGTTGAAGCCGGTCACTTCTATTCGGGTACCAGCCAGAACGACACCAGTCATGATGGCAGCATCTTCGCCACCTACGCAGCCGTGGAAGCCAAAACTGCCGACTTCGGCGGCGGCAAGTACTCCATTACCGATAACCTGGGTGTTGGTTTCTACTACGCCAAGTTGGAAGACGTGTGGAACCAGTACTACGGCAACATTAACTACGCGTTGCCGTTGACTGACGATCAGGCCCTGGCTTTCGACTTCAACATCTACAACACTAAAGATACCGGCAGCGCCAAAGCTGGCACCATCAGCAACACCGCGTGGTCGGGTTCGGCTGCATACTCTTTCCTGGCAGCACACACATTGACACTGGCGTTCCAGAAAGTTAACGGCGATACGCCGTTTGACTACATCGGTATCGGTGACAACAATAAAGGCGGCGACTCGATTTTCCTTGCGAACTCGATTCAGTACTCCGACTTTAACGCTCCAGGTGAGAGATCGTGGCAAGGTCGTTACGACTTGAACATGGCCCCCTACGGCACGCCCGGCCTGAGCTTCATGGCCCGTTACGTCAGCGGTACCAATATTGATGGCACTCATACTCCATCCAACAGCGCTTACACCGGCTTTTACGGTGCTGATGGCAGCCACCACGAAACCAACGTCGAGGCCAAGTACGTTGTTCAAACTGGCCCGGCTAAAGATCTGTCGTTCCGTATTCGTCAAGCATGGCACCGTGCCAATGCTGACGAAGGCGAAGGCGATATCAACGAGTTCCGTCTGATCGTCGACTACCCGATTTCGGTCCTGTAATCGCACTGTCTGACACTCGTTACCGAAAAGCCCGGCCTTCGCGCCGGGCTTTTTCATGGGCGCGCGGTTGACAATCCCTCCCCTCGCGGCGCCCGCCCGGCCTGTACTCATCGATATCACCACCGTACAATGCCGGGTCATTTCCCAGTCACCGCAACCGACAACGGCCGACCATGCGTACCAGTCAATATTTGCTCGCCACACAGAAAGAAACGCCCTCCGATGCGGTCGTGATCAGCCATCAGCTGATGCTTCGTGCCGGCATGATTCGCAAACTTGCCTCCGGTCTCTACACCTGGCTCCCCATGGGCCTGCGGGTATTGCGCAAGGTCGAAGCGGTGGTTCGTGAAGAGATGAACGCAGCGGGCGCGCTGGAAGTGTTGATGCCGGGCATTCAGCCGGCGGAGCTCTGGCAGGAGTCTGGGCGCTGGGAACAGTACGGTCCTGAGCTGTTGCGCCTGAAAGACCGCCACGACCGTGAGTTCTGCGCGGGCCCGACCCACGAAGAAGTCATCACCGATCTGGCGCGCAACGAGCTCAACAGCTACAAACAGCTGCCAATCAACATGTACCAGATCCAGACCAAATTCCGTGACGAGATCCGTCCGCGCTTCGGCTTGATGCGCGGCCGCGAATTCATCATGAAGGACGCCTATTCCTTCCATGCGACCCAGGATTCCCTTCAGGAAACCTACGACCGTATGCATCAGGCGTACTGCAACGTGTTCACCCGTCTGGGCCTGAACTTCCGCCCTGTGGTGGCTGACAATGGCTCAATCGGCGGCGCGGGCTCCCATGAGTTCCACGTGCTGGCCGAGTCCGGCGAAGACGACATTGTATTCAGTGACACCTCTGACTACGCCGCGAATATCGAAAAAGCCGAAGCCATTCCGCGCGAGGCCAGCCGCCCTGCGCCGACCGAAGAACTGCGCCTTGTCGACACCCCTGACGCCAAGACCATCGCGGCCCTGGTCGAGCAGTTCAATCTGCCGATCGAAAAGACCGTCAAGACGCTGGTCGTCCATGCCGCTGAAGAGGGCAAACTGATTGCCCTGATCATCCGTGGCGATCACGAGCTCAACGAAATCAAGGCGTCCAACCTGGAGCAGGTCGCCAGCCCGCTGGTCATGGCCTCCGAAGCCGAACTGCGTGACGCCATTGGCGCCGGCGCGGGCTCTCTCGGCCCGCTGAATCTGCCGCTGCCGTGCATCATCGACCGCTCGGTAGAGCTGATGAGCGACTTCGGCATTGGCGCGAACATCGATGACAAGCACTACTTCGGCGTCAACTGGGAGCGCGACCTGCCGGTTCCGACCGTCGCGGATCTGCGCAACGTCGTCGCCGGCGACCCGAGCCCGGATGGTCAGGGCAACGTGATCATCAAGCGCGGCATCGAAGTCGGGCATATCTTCCAGCTGGGCACCAAGTACAGCGAAGCGATGAAGTGCCAGGTGCTGGGCGAGAACGGCAAGCCCGTCACGCTGACCATGGGCTGCTACGGGATTGGTGTGTCGCGTGTCGTGGCTGCCGCGATCGAGCAGAACAACGACGCGAACGGCATCATCTGGAGCGACGCACTCGCACCTTTCCAGATCGCCCTCGTGCCGCTGCGTTACGAAACCGATGCCGTCAAAGAGGCAACCGACAAGCTGTACGCCGAACTGACTGCTGCAGGCTTCGAAGTGTTGCTGGATGACCGCGACAAGAAGACCAGCCCCGGGATCAAGTTCGCCGACATGGAACTGATCGGCATTCCGCATCGCATCGTGGTCAGTGACCGCGGCCTTGCCGAAGGCAACCTCGAGTACAAGAGCCGCACCGAAGCCGAAGCCCAGGCCCTGCCTGTCGCCGATGTGTTGTCTTTCATCAAGGACCGGATCAAGCGCTGACCGGACGGCGCGCCTGCTATTGTGCAGGCGCGCTTTTATCCGCCACGCCTCTGCGATGCGCCTTACCTGCACCTAGAGATCTCATGTTCAAGCGAAATCCCTCACGCCTCGCAGGCGCTGTGTTGTCCACCAGCCTGTTACTCGGCGGCTGCGCCAACCATCTGTCTCAACGCAGCGAGCATGAAGAACGTGTCGAGCGCAAATTACTCGACCACAGTTTTCAGGTCGACCTGGGCGAACCCAAGACGCTGGAATTGCCCCAGCGCCGGATACGCATCCACGAGCTGAAAACCTTCGACATCACCGAATTCGAAGTCACCCGGCACTACGACCGGTACACGCCGTACCAGCCGTGGCGGGAAGTCTACGAAATCCCCTTGGGCGCCGTGGCCATCGTAGCGGGCATCGGCGCCAACGTGGTCAACGTGCTCACGTTCGGCAGCCTGCCCGACAGCGTCACCAAAGACTGGCTCACGTACGGCGTCGCGGGCGTCAACCCGTTCATGAACGCACCCTCCCACGGTCGTGCCCAGCAAAACCTGGCCGGTATCGACGAGGTTCAGCGCGACCATCGCATCGAGCATTCGAACCTGCCCTGGAGCGAAGCGCCGGTCGAAGTCACCGCAGGCAAAGAAGCCCACGAGATGACGACGGACCGTAACGGCGTGCTGCGCGTAAACCTGCTGGACAGCCCGTTCGCCGAGCAGAACCTCAGCTATGTCACGCAACTGAACATCAAAGTGCAGGATGACCAGAGCAACGTTCAGGCAATCGCCACGCTGCCTTTGAGCAAGTCACTGCGCGGCAAGCTGATTGAGGCCCACGACCTGATCTACGACGATCTGGAAGATGACGAAGTCAGCCAGTGGGTTCATCGCGTCAAGCGCCTGTCCGAGCTGGGCCTTGAAGAGGAAGCGAGTGAGCTGGAACAG encodes the following:
- the aspS gene encoding aspartate--tRNA ligase: MMRSHYCGQLNESLEGQEITLCGWVHRRRDHGGVIFLDIRDREGLAQVVFDPDRADTFAIADRVRSEYVVKLTGKVRARPAGAVNPNMASGAIEVLGYELEVLNESETPPFPLNEYSDVGEETRLRYRFIDLRRPEMAEKLRLRSRITSSIRGFLDGNGFLDVETPILTRATPEGARDYLVPSRTHPGSFFALPQSPQLFKQLLMVAGFDRYYQIAKCFRDEDLRADRQPEFTQIDIETSFLNEADIMGITETMIRKLFKEVLDVEFDDFPHMTFEEAMRRYGSDKPDLRNPLELVDVADQLQAVDFKVFSGPANDPKCRVTALRVPGGASMPRSKIDDYTKFVGIYGAKGLAYIKVNERAKGVEGLQSPIVKNIPEANLNVILDRVGAVDGDIVFFGADKFKIVSEALGALRIKLGHDLNLLTCEWAPMWVVDFPMFEENDDGSFSALHHPFTAPKCSPEELEANPATALSRAYDMVLNGTELGGGSIRIHRKEMQQAVFRLLGISEDEQQEKFGFLLDALKYGAPPHGGLAFGLDRLVMLMTGAQSIREVIAFPKTQSAADVMTQAPGVVDAKALRELHIRLRETPKAE
- a CDS encoding ribbon-helix-helix domain-containing protein, whose translation is MNPNTAREGWEPTQCLNARGDPFIENFNMSLAQPHSRSVRLNGLATCLRLEEVYWNILSEMARFNDCSINAVLSYVDREVHLRYGGVKNFSGLIRVVCVAHALSAEGLRLTPSPT
- a CDS encoding Dps family protein, with the protein product MAIDIGISEEDRKSIVDGLSRLLADTYVLYLKTHNFHWNVTGPAFRTLHLMFEEQYNELALAVDQIAERIRALGFPAPGTYSTYARLSSIKEEEGVPAAEDMIRSLVQGQEAVTRTARGIFPLLDKVSDEPTADLLTQRMQVHEKTAWMLRSMLEAQ
- a CDS encoding cold shock domain-containing protein, giving the protein MGNRDTGTVKWFNTSKGFGFISRDSGDDIFVHFRAIRGEGHRVLVEGQRVEFSVMNRDKGLQAEDVIAALPRR
- a CDS encoding SlyX family protein, translated to MELESRVMELESRLAFQDDTIQALNDVLVAQQRSLDRLELQIAALIKRQEEMGGQGDGFAEDSRPPHY
- a CDS encoding HIT domain-containing protein, with protein sequence MFVLDPRLLQDTLPIGDFPLCTLLLSNDCNYPWFILVPKRADISEVFQLSETEQAQLWKETTYLSAVLGRTFQADKMNVAALGNVVNQLHMHVIVRRVGDAAWPAPVWGKHPAKPYSLDEVARITTQLKPELTEAFTFKED
- a CDS encoding OprD family porin, translating into MRVMKWSAIALAVTAASTQLASAAAFVSDQSEATGFVEGSKLDVKARNYYFNRHILHDDNRKDQRDWTQGFWGNYTSGYTQGLIGVGIDAFGYAGFKLSGDDKHSGSGNLTLDTTPNSDGFRDNHDSFGKAGAAAKFRISKTELKIGDMQPQNPVFAVGGSRLLPQTASGLSLQSSEIKGLDVEAGHFYSGTSQNDTSHDGSIFATYAAVEAKTADFGGGKYSITDNLGVGFYYAKLEDVWNQYYGNINYALPLTDDQALAFDFNIYNTKDTGSAKAGTISNTAWSGSAAYSFLAAHTLTLAFQKVNGDTPFDYIGIGDNNKGGDSIFLANSIQYSDFNAPGERSWQGRYDLNMAPYGTPGLSFMARYVSGTNIDGTHTPSNSAYTGFYGADGSHHETNVEAKYVVQTGPAKDLSFRIRQAWHRANADEGEGDINEFRLIVDYPISVL
- a CDS encoding proline--tRNA ligase; amino-acid sequence: MRTSQYLLATQKETPSDAVVISHQLMLRAGMIRKLASGLYTWLPMGLRVLRKVEAVVREEMNAAGALEVLMPGIQPAELWQESGRWEQYGPELLRLKDRHDREFCAGPTHEEVITDLARNELNSYKQLPINMYQIQTKFRDEIRPRFGLMRGREFIMKDAYSFHATQDSLQETYDRMHQAYCNVFTRLGLNFRPVVADNGSIGGAGSHEFHVLAESGEDDIVFSDTSDYAANIEKAEAIPREASRPAPTEELRLVDTPDAKTIAALVEQFNLPIEKTVKTLVVHAAEEGKLIALIIRGDHELNEIKASNLEQVASPLVMASEAELRDAIGAGAGSLGPLNLPLPCIIDRSVELMSDFGIGANIDDKHYFGVNWERDLPVPTVADLRNVVAGDPSPDGQGNVIIKRGIEVGHIFQLGTKYSEAMKCQVLGENGKPVTLTMGCYGIGVSRVVAAAIEQNNDANGIIWSDALAPFQIALVPLRYETDAVKEATDKLYAELTAAGFEVLLDDRDKKTSPGIKFADMELIGIPHRIVVSDRGLAEGNLEYKSRTEAEAQALPVADVLSFIKDRIKR